One window of the Qipengyuania oceanensis genome contains the following:
- a CDS encoding class I SAM-dependent methyltransferase encodes MAELVEQPLLMVGEGWDGYRLLDSGNGRKLESFGAYRFIRPEPQAMWQPRQGDWQADGEFLPGADEDGGGRWEFATRLPEDGWPLSWNETRFTAQPTPFRHLQFFPDMAPVWEWMRDRLSEREDAETLNLFGYTGVGSLALSRHGKVTHVDASKKSVAQARENAVLSGMEDKPIRWLVDDAGKFAAREVRRGNRYDGIILDPPKFGRGPKNETWRLEEGLPDLIRDCRQLLDEGSSFLFLTVYAVRMSSLSIAGLLSEALAALPGKIEHGDLAVRETGEDGRILPTAIFARWSNPR; translated from the coding sequence ATGGCGGAGCTGGTCGAACAACCGCTGCTGATGGTCGGCGAAGGCTGGGACGGCTATCGCCTGCTCGATAGTGGAAACGGGCGCAAACTCGAAAGCTTCGGTGCCTATCGCTTCATCCGGCCCGAACCCCAGGCCATGTGGCAACCGCGCCAGGGCGATTGGCAGGCGGATGGCGAATTCCTTCCCGGCGCTGACGAGGATGGCGGCGGGCGCTGGGAATTCGCGACTCGGCTGCCCGAAGACGGCTGGCCCCTATCGTGGAACGAAACCCGTTTCACGGCCCAGCCGACCCCCTTTCGCCACCTCCAGTTTTTTCCCGATATGGCCCCGGTCTGGGAATGGATGCGCGATCGGCTGTCCGAACGCGAGGATGCCGAGACGCTCAACCTGTTCGGCTACACCGGCGTCGGTTCGCTTGCTCTCAGCCGCCACGGCAAGGTGACGCATGTCGATGCCAGCAAGAAATCGGTCGCGCAGGCGCGCGAGAACGCCGTGCTCTCCGGTATGGAAGACAAGCCGATCCGCTGGCTGGTCGACGATGCGGGCAAGTTCGCCGCGCGCGAGGTCCGGCGGGGCAATCGCTACGACGGGATAATCCTCGACCCGCCGAAATTCGGGCGCGGCCCGAAAAACGAAACCTGGCGACTGGAGGAGGGCCTGCCGGACCTGATCCGCGATTGCCGCCAACTGCTCGACGAGGGTAGCAGCTTCCTCTTTCTCACCGTCTACGCGGTGCGCATGAGCAGCCTTTCGATTGCCGGCCTTCTGAGCGAGGCGCTTGCGGCGTTGCCGGGGAAGATCGAGCATGGCGACCTGGCCGTGCGTGAAACCGGCGAGGATGGCCGCATCCTGCCGACCGCGATCTTCGCGCGCTGGTCCAATCCCCGCTAA
- a CDS encoding dihydroneopterin aldolase produces the protein MADSLILEVADFEQDVLTGIYSEETGKPQPLRFTIQAEMKVADRYTPDTPLDASKNYMDLKFAASDALPEGVHFKLIEAVADHVCETLFLQDDRVLAVTVKIVKLAIAEAGEKIGITLRRERR, from the coding sequence ATGGCCGATTCGCTGATCCTGGAAGTTGCAGATTTCGAACAGGATGTCCTGACAGGCATCTATTCCGAAGAGACGGGCAAGCCCCAGCCGCTGCGCTTTACCATCCAGGCGGAAATGAAGGTCGCCGATCGCTACACCCCCGACACGCCGCTCGACGCGAGCAAGAACTACATGGACTTGAAATTCGCGGCGAGCGACGCGCTGCCCGAAGGGGTTCACTTCAAGCTGATCGAGGCAGTCGCCGATCACGTCTGCGAGACGCTGTTCCTCCAGGATGACCGAGTGCTCGCGGTGACGGTGAAGATCGTGAAGCTGGCCATTGCAGAGGCGGGCGAGAAGATCGGCATCACCCTGCGGCGCGAACGGCGCTGA
- a CDS encoding Rossmann fold domain-containing protein — protein sequence MQGELRVDDLPGEALAAARAFHADWIERAEAELGQVEALAIVLPAASYDHRDWRRALARDMARAHAPKRVNVVGGSDSARVAATLAYLAGAPGVTGQYLETDGQERSDPAE from the coding sequence ATGCAGGGCGAGCTTCGGGTCGACGATCTGCCGGGCGAGGCGCTGGCCGCAGCGCGGGCTTTCCATGCCGACTGGATCGAGCGCGCCGAGGCAGAACTCGGGCAGGTCGAAGCGCTCGCCATCGTATTGCCCGCCGCGAGCTACGATCACCGCGACTGGCGGCGCGCACTTGCCCGCGACATGGCCCGGGCCCACGCGCCGAAGAGGGTCAACGTGGTCGGCGGGAGCGACTCCGCACGGGTCGCGGCGACGCTAGCCTATCTGGCAGGTGCGCCGGGCGTGACCGGGCAGTATCTCGAGACCGATGGCCAAGAGCGTTCCGATCCGGCAGAGTGA
- the moaA gene encoding GTP 3',8-cyclase MoaA yields MASLAPLVDAFDRRISYLRLSVTDRCDLRCQYCMPERMQFLPKAEVLTLEEIYRMALGFMARGINKMRLTGGEPLVRRDVIELVRALGRHVGNGLDELTLTTNGTQLAQLAADLANAGIRRINVSLDTLDRDGFAALTRRDQLPQVLDGIAAAKAAGIAIKINTVALRGVNEHELPRLIEWAHGQGHDITLIEVMPLGEVEGDRVDHFLPLTAVTDELERRLTLTPSDHATGGPARYFDIAETGGRLGLISPLTNNFCAGCNRIRVTATGQLYPCLGGGERVDLRAALRSDDPDGNLSAALDQAMRIKPERHHFDISQRGAAPAQPRHMSVTGG; encoded by the coding sequence ATGGCAAGCCTGGCACCTCTCGTCGATGCATTCGATCGCAGGATCAGTTACCTGCGCCTGTCGGTCACCGATCGCTGCGACCTGCGCTGCCAGTACTGCATGCCCGAACGCATGCAGTTCCTGCCCAAAGCGGAAGTCCTCACGCTTGAGGAAATTTACCGCATGGCGCTCGGCTTCATGGCACGCGGGATCAACAAGATGCGGCTGACCGGTGGCGAGCCACTTGTCCGGCGTGACGTGATCGAACTTGTTCGTGCGCTCGGCCGGCATGTCGGCAACGGGCTCGACGAACTGACGCTGACCACCAACGGCACGCAGCTTGCGCAGTTGGCAGCCGATCTCGCGAATGCCGGCATCCGACGGATCAATGTCTCGCTCGACACGCTCGATCGCGACGGGTTCGCGGCGCTGACTCGGCGCGACCAGTTGCCGCAGGTGCTCGACGGGATCGCGGCGGCAAAGGCAGCCGGGATTGCGATCAAGATCAACACCGTCGCGCTCAGGGGCGTCAACGAGCATGAATTGCCGCGGCTGATCGAATGGGCGCATGGACAGGGCCACGACATCACGCTGATCGAGGTCATGCCGCTGGGCGAGGTCGAAGGCGACCGGGTCGATCATTTCCTGCCGCTGACAGCAGTGACGGATGAACTCGAACGACGCTTGACTCTCACCCCTTCCGACCACGCTACCGGGGGGCCGGCGCGCTATTTCGATATTGCCGAGACCGGCGGACGACTCGGGCTGATCTCGCCGCTGACGAACAATTTCTGCGCCGGGTGCAACCGCATCCGCGTGACCGCGACCGGCCAGCTTTATCCGTGCCTCGGAGGAGGCGAGCGAGTGGACCTGCGCGCCGCGCTCCGTTCGGACGACCCCGACGGCAACCTCTCTGCTGCGCTCGACCAGGCAATGCGAATCAAGCCCGAGCGGCATCACTTCGACATTTCCCAACGCGGCGCTGCGCCCGCTCAGCCGCGTCACATGTCCGTGACCGGCGGATGA
- a CDS encoding MoaD/ThiS family protein produces MSVTVVFLGPLRDMAAQAEMEVPAPLDWQGLLAAVGPDVADQLREARVNVACRGKVLSDKTALDARDGDEVALLPPVSGG; encoded by the coding sequence ATGAGCGTGACGGTGGTCTTCCTCGGTCCGTTGCGCGACATGGCGGCGCAGGCGGAGATGGAAGTACCGGCCCCGCTCGACTGGCAGGGACTGCTCGCCGCCGTGGGTCCGGACGTGGCCGACCAATTGCGCGAGGCACGGGTCAATGTTGCCTGTCGAGGCAAGGTCCTGTCCGACAAGACCGCGCTCGACGCGCGGGACGGAGACGAGGTGGCGCTGCTGCCGCCGGTCAGCGGTGGCTAG
- a CDS encoding molybdenum cofactor biosynthesis protein MoaE — MARLGIEIPLDIRVLESGLSVGEALAGFNAAHPEAGGVVSFTGKVRPDEAVKALELTHYAPLTLAGMREIAEAALERWSLHGMLAWHRVGVMTPGEAIVLVAAAARHRRDAFEAADFVMDHLKSAAWFWKRERRADGWHWIEPRATDHADLARWQK; from the coding sequence GTGGCTAGGCTCGGCATAGAAATCCCGCTCGACATTCGCGTGCTCGAGAGCGGGCTCTCGGTCGGCGAGGCACTGGCGGGCTTCAACGCCGCCCACCCGGAGGCGGGGGGAGTGGTCAGCTTTACCGGCAAGGTGCGCCCCGACGAAGCGGTAAAGGCCCTGGAACTCACGCATTACGCGCCGCTGACGCTGGCCGGCATGCGCGAGATTGCCGAAGCGGCGCTGGAGCGATGGTCGCTGCACGGGATGCTCGCCTGGCACCGGGTCGGCGTGATGACTCCCGGCGAGGCCATCGTGCTGGTCGCGGCCGCGGCACGCCATCGCCGCGATGCCTTCGAGGCCGCGGATTTCGTCATGGATCATCTGAAAAGCGCCGCGTGGTTCTGGAAGCGGGAACGCCGGGCGGATGGATGGCACTGGATCGAACCGCGCGCGACCGATCATGCCGACCTGGCGAGGTGGCAGAAATAA
- a CDS encoding Crp/Fnr family transcriptional regulator, whose product MSLACETCPVRDRAACAVLDEEEREALASIGRTRTIRRGEMLFAAGDEEAACATLVSGALKVCSTGEEGDERILALIHPAGFAGELFQPFAHYDVVALSDSKLCTFSRKDMESAIERYPALGLALLRRSQEDLHAARGLLDLTGRRDAKARVAALILGMARAASDSPCHPAGRFELPLTRGEMANLAGLTIETVSRRLTELESDGIITRKGARGIVLADPARLAAIAGTA is encoded by the coding sequence ATGAGCCTCGCCTGCGAGACATGCCCGGTACGCGATCGCGCAGCCTGTGCAGTCCTGGACGAGGAGGAGCGCGAGGCTCTGGCATCGATCGGCCGGACGCGCACGATCCGGCGCGGGGAGATGCTGTTTGCCGCCGGCGACGAGGAGGCGGCGTGCGCCACTCTGGTCAGCGGCGCGCTCAAGGTTTGCTCCACCGGCGAGGAAGGCGACGAGCGGATCCTGGCGCTGATCCATCCAGCGGGGTTCGCCGGCGAGCTGTTCCAGCCGTTCGCGCATTACGACGTCGTCGCGCTCTCCGACAGCAAACTGTGCACTTTCTCGCGCAAGGACATGGAGAGTGCGATCGAGCGCTATCCGGCGCTCGGCCTCGCCCTGCTTCGCCGGTCGCAGGAAGATCTCCACGCGGCGCGAGGCCTGCTGGACCTGACCGGACGCCGCGATGCGAAAGCCAGGGTGGCGGCGCTGATCCTGGGCATGGCCCGTGCAGCGAGCGATTCGCCGTGCCATCCGGCCGGGCGATTCGAGCTGCCGCTGACCCGCGGCGAAATGGCCAATCTGGCAGGTCTGACGATCGAAACCGTCAGCCGACGCCTGACCGAACTGGAAAGCGACGGCATCATCACGCGCAAAGGGGCGCGCGGGATCGTCCTTGCGGACCCCGCGCGCCTGGCGGCTATTGCCGGGACGGCCTGA
- the rplU gene encoding 50S ribosomal protein L21: MFAVVRTGGKQYRVAAGDKIAVEKLAGDAGDTITLGDVLMAGEGDNIADAAKVTVSAEIIAQAKSEKVIVFKKRRRHNYRRKNGHRQQMTLLRITAVGDSKAEKKAAPKKEEAKADTAPKVETKKAAPKKVSSEVKPAAKKAAPKKDAAPKKAAEKKAPAKKAAAKKTEDKK, encoded by the coding sequence ATGTTCGCTGTAGTGCGTACGGGCGGCAAGCAGTACCGGGTTGCCGCCGGAGACAAGATTGCGGTTGAAAAGCTCGCTGGCGATGCCGGCGACACGATTACGCTGGGCGATGTCCTGATGGCTGGCGAGGGCGATAATATCGCCGATGCCGCCAAGGTCACCGTTTCGGCCGAGATCATCGCTCAGGCAAAGAGCGAAAAGGTCATCGTGTTCAAGAAGCGCCGCCGCCACAACTACCGGCGCAAGAACGGCCATCGCCAGCAGATGACGCTGCTGCGCATCACCGCCGTCGGCGACAGCAAGGCCGAGAAGAAGGCCGCGCCGAAGAAGGAAGAAGCCAAGGCGGACACCGCTCCCAAGGTCGAAACCAAGAAGGCTGCGCCGAAGAAGGTTTCCTCGGAAGTGAAGCCCGCTGCGAAGAAGGCCGCTCCCAAGAAGGATGCAGCGCCGAAGAAGGCCGCCGAGAAAAAGGCTCCCGCCAAGAAGGCGGCTGCCAAGAAGACCGAAGACAAGAAGTAA
- the rpmA gene encoding 50S ribosomal protein L27: MAHKKAGGSSRNGRDSAGRRLGVKKFGSENVVAGNIIVRQRGTKFYPATNVGMGKDHTLFALADGVVRFHSGKLGRKYVSVDMMAEAAE, from the coding sequence ATGGCACATAAAAAAGCAGGCGGTTCGTCGCGTAACGGTCGTGATTCGGCCGGTCGTCGTCTCGGTGTGAAGAAGTTCGGCAGCGAAAACGTCGTCGCCGGCAACATCATCGTGCGCCAACGCGGCACCAAGTTCTACCCAGCGACCAATGTCGGCATGGGCAAGGACCACACGCTGTTCGCGCTCGCCGACGGTGTCGTCCGATTCCACTCGGGTAAGCTCGGCCGTAAGTATGTCTCCGTAGACATGATGGCGGAAGCCGCGGAATAA
- a CDS encoding GNAT family N-acetyltransferase, with protein MRREAMFHRSERLFLRPAWIEDAPAVAAGIGEEAIVRNLARAPWPYSLQNAVEFLSMPQTDALPRFLLTLPGDDGSEVVGMCGLHFDEDDEPELGYWIARKWWGQGYATEAARAVIGVAKAHGIARIRAGHFVDNPASGKVLRNAGFVPTGEIARRFSVARGCEVPSIEFELDASEGRPPCELKRAA; from the coding sequence ATGAGGAGAGAAGCAATGTTCCATCGCAGCGAAAGACTGTTCCTGCGCCCCGCGTGGATCGAGGATGCCCCGGCGGTGGCCGCCGGGATCGGCGAAGAAGCGATCGTGCGAAATCTCGCGCGGGCGCCATGGCCCTATTCGCTCCAAAACGCGGTCGAGTTTCTCTCCATGCCGCAAACCGACGCCTTGCCGCGGTTCCTGCTGACGCTACCTGGTGACGACGGCAGCGAGGTCGTTGGCATGTGCGGACTGCATTTCGACGAGGATGACGAGCCCGAACTGGGCTACTGGATCGCTCGCAAATGGTGGGGCCAGGGCTATGCGACCGAAGCGGCGCGGGCGGTGATCGGCGTGGCGAAAGCGCACGGGATTGCGCGGATAAGGGCCGGACACTTCGTCGACAATCCGGCTTCGGGCAAGGTCCTGCGCAACGCAGGCTTCGTTCCCACCGGAGAGATCGCCAGGCGGTTCAGCGTAGCGCGTGGCTGCGAGGTGCCCTCGATCGAGTTCGAACTCGATGCTTCGGAGGGCCGACCGCCGTGTGAACTGAAGCGCGCCGCCTGA